From the genome of Corallococcus macrosporus DSM 14697:
ACTCATCCAGCACGTCGAAGGCGGTGATGTCCGGCAGCACGAAGTCCAGGAAGATGAGGTGCGGGGACTGCTCCCGCGCCAGCCGGACGCCGTCCTTGCCACCGGCGGCCTCCTGCAGGACGTAGGGCATGTCCTTGAGGAGCTGCTTGAGCAGGTAGCGGTGCACGTCGTCGTCATCGATGATGAGGATGCGCTCCACCGGACCGGTGCGGGCCATGGCCTGCAGCTTGCGTTGCAGCCGCACCTCGTCCACCGGCTTGAGCCAGAACTCGTCGGCGCCCAGCGCGCGGGCCTTCTGCTCGCGGTCCGTCACCGTCACCACGAGGATGGGGATGTCGCGGGTGGCCTCGTTGTTCTTCATGTCCGCCAGGAAGCCCCAGCTCGTCTCGCCCTCCAGCATGACGTCCAGCACCATGGCGGCGGGGCGCACGCGCTCCAGCACGCGCCGCGCCTCGTCCGTGCTGCGCACCGGCAGCACCTGGAAGCCGGAGCGCGCCAGGTACTTCTCGTAGAGGAAGAGCGTCTGCCGGTCGTCCTCCAGCACCAGCACCGGGGCCCGGCTGGGGTCCAGGTGCTCGCTGCGCTCCGTCATGCCCGTCATCTCCGCGACCTCCATGTGGACGCGCGGGATGGTGACGGTGAAGGCGGCGCCCTGGCCCAGCGTGCTCTTCACGGTGAGCGTGCCGCCCAGCACCTCCGCCAGGCGGCGTGCCAGCGGCAGGCCCAGGCCGGTGCCCTTCGCCTTGCGTTGCAGGGGGCTCTCCACCTGGGAGAACTCCTCGAAGATGCGCTCGTGGTGCTCCGGCGCGATGCCAATGCCCGTGTCCTGCACGGTGAAGATGACCGTGTCCCGGGGGCCGGGCGCCGCGGACACGGTGACGTGGCCGGACTCGGTGAACTTCAGCGCGTTGGACACCAGGTTGCGCAGCACCTGGCTCAGGCGGGACTCGTCCGTCTCCAGCTCCAGCGGCGCGTCCGGCTCCACCAGCCGCAGCTCCACCGGCGAGCCGGGCGGCAGGAGCGGCTTCATCATGCCGCGCAGCGCGCTGAGCACGTCGCGCACCACGAAGCGGCTGTGGCGCAGCGTCGTCTTGCCGGCCTCCATCTTGGAGAGGTCCAGCAAATCATTCACCAGCTCGAAGAGCGCCTCCGCGGAGTTGCGGATGAACTGGACCTGCTTCTCCTGCTCGCCGCTCAAGGGCCCGTTGATGGGGTTGAGCAGCACCTTGGACAGGCCGAGGATGGAGTGCAGCGGGGTGCGGAACTCGTGGCTGACGTTGGCCACCACGCGGCTCTTGATTTCCGCGGCGAGCTGGAGGCTTTCGGCCTTCTCGTCCAGGGCGGCGTGCAGGCTGCGCACGCCGCGGTTGGACTCCTCCAGCTCGCCGTTGAGCCGGGCCAGCTCCTCCGCGCGGCGCTTGAGCTCGCGCTGCTGGCGCTCCGTCTCGCGGTGGAGCGCGGACAGCTCGCTCAGGGTGGTGCTCACCCGCTCCAGCGCGGTGCCGTAGTCCTCCGGCACCAGGCTGCCCACCAGCAGCACACCCCCGTCATGGGGCCGGGCGCGGAAGGCGAAGGTCGAGGGCACGTGGTCCCGGCAGAGGATGAGCTCCCAGCCCTCCACCTTCTCGTCGCGGGCCTGGACCAGCAGCCGGTCCACCTTCTCCTCGGTGCCCTGGGCAGCCAGGCCGCGCAGGGGCTGCCCGGGCTCGGCGGCCAGGAGGTTCCGGGCGCGCGCGTCCACCCAGGTGAGGGTGCCTCCCGCGTCGCAGGCCAGGGCGACCTCCCGGCTGAGGTCGTCGAAGAACGGCGGCTCGGCGGAGGCGGGTTGCCTCATGAACGGGTCTCCTCCCAGGACACCCCTGCTTCCGCGAGGAGTGTCCGTGCTTCGGGGTGACGTGAGCCCAGCACGGACTTCAACATGCCCAGCACACTGGGAAATGCCAGGAGGCCAAAACCGCGCCTGGGCCAGAAGCCGGCGTACCAACGCACATGGTCGCCCAGCAGGTCGGGCTTCCCGGCGGCGAGCGCGTCCGCCACATAGGAGAGCTGCAACTGGAGCTCCTCCTCCAGGCGGGGCTGGTCCTCGGGGATGATGTAGAGCGTGAGGCGGGCCGTGGCGGCGCGGGCGAGCTCGGGCGCCGCCTCTTCCAGCAGGTGGGCCGGGCCTTCCAGGTAGCGAAGGGCGCGGCGCGCGGCGCTCACGTAGTCCTGGGGCTGGCTCCCCGGGCCCCAGCCTTCCGCCTCCAGGGCGGCGGCCAGCCCTGCGAAGTGCCGGTCCAGGTGCCGCGAGCACATGCCGCGCGACACCAGCAGGGTGCGCAGCCAGCGCGCGTAGCCCTCCAGGACGGAGGGGCGCTGCTCGTCCAGGGCCTGCACCAGGTAGCGGACGTGGAAGCGCGCGTCCTCGTCCCCGAAGCGCTGCGCCCGCTCCAGGCCGTACCGGGCGGCCCAGAAGGGGTCCTGGTAGAGCGCCTCCTGTGAGGCGATGGCCAGCCGGTCCGCCCGCGCTTCCACGCTCTTGCTCACGCTCTGCATGCGGTTCTCAGACTCCCAGGACCCGGCAGGCGGACGCGACGAACTCGCGCGCGTCCTTGCCGAAGAAGTTCACGCCCAGCTCGTCTTCCAGGCCAGGTGCCCAGGAGAAGGCCAGGCCGCCCACGGCGATGGGAACGTCGGGGCAGGCCTGGCGCACGTGCGCCACGGCCTCGCGGAGCGCGGGCAGGTGGTACGTCATCGTCACGGAGAGGGCGACCAGGTCCGGGCGGATCTCCTTCGTCATCCGCGCCAGGTGCTCCGGCGGAACGTTGGCGCCCAGGAAGCGCACGTCGAAGCCGGCCATCTCCAGGAAGTCGCTGGCCATGCGCGCGCCGACCTCGTGCAGCTCCCCCTGGACGCAGGAGACGAGCACGACCTTGCCGTTGAACGGGTCCCTGGGCAGGTGCCGGTACAGGTGGGCGAGCGCGAGCTGGGAGACGGCGGTCGCCAGGTGCTCCTGGGCCACGGAGATGATGTTCTCCTGCCACAGCCGGCCGATTTCGTACTGCGCGGGCTGGATGACCTCCAGGTGCAGCGTCTGGAGGGGGACGCCTCGCAGCACGCCTTCATCCACCAGCAGCCGCAGCGCCTCCCGCCGGTTGCCGGCGAGCTGCGCGGCCAGATACGCGTTCAGCAGCCCGGTCAGGGCGGAGTCATTGGAGGTCAGCACGGGCGGCAGCGAGAGGGGGCGAAGGGGGGAAGGTAGCGGGGTTGCGTTTCTCAGTTACAGCGAACGCGCCCCGATTTCATCGCCAACCTGACAGTGACCACGCCTTCCTTCACGCGCCCGTGTGCCTGCTTGCTTGTAGCTTTTACCGATTCATGGCGCGGCATTGTACCTGGGTACAAGGGGCGGGCCCCCGCGATTCACTCATGAAGCATCCAGGGCGAAGGCGGCGGGGTCATCCGCCTGCAGCTCCACGCGTCCGCAGCGGGGACACACGTACAGGGAGGCACTCAAGCCGGAGCGCAGCTTGGAACGACCGGGAGGTGTGAGCGCCATCCTGAGGGCGCCCATGGACGCAGGCGTCATGGGGATGTCGCAACGCAGGCAGGCGACGGCGGGCCTCGGGCTCTTGGGGGGACGTGGCATGGTGCGCTCCTGTGGCAAATCCAGGGGTTGTCCGTGGAAGACGCACTGCGGGACCGGTATTGAAAAAAGCCCGGTGACAGTTCCCGGGCTCCGCGGTGTTCCCCTGGGCGCGGCAAGCGAGGGAGGCGTGAGACCGGTGTCTATCGATGTGGAGGCCTACTACCGGCGTTACGGCCCCCAGGTGCTCCGGCGCTGCCGCTTCCTCCTGCGTGACGAGGAGAAGGCCGTGGACGCCATGCACGACGTGTTCGTCCAGTTGCTCCGCTACCAGGGCGCGTTGAAGGACGCCGCGCCCTCCAGCCTGCTGCACCGCATCGCCACCACGGTGTGTCTCAACAAGCTGCGCGGGGCGAAGCGGCGCCCCGAGGACCGGGAGGATGAGCTGGTGCTGCAGATCGCGTCGGCCGAGGACACCGAGTCCCGCGCCGCCGCGCGCGGCCTGCTGGACCGCCTCTTCGGCCGGGTGCCCGCCTCCAGTCAGGACATCGCGGTGCTGCACCTGGTGGATGGGATGACGCTGGAGGAGACGGCCCGCGAGGTGGGCCTGTCCGTGTCGGGCGTGCGCAAGCGCCTGCGCGCGCTGTCCGCCGTGTTGCAAGAGCTGGAGCTGGAGGCCGCATGACATCCCCCCACCGGACCCCGGATTGGTTGCTGGAACGCATCGCCCTGGGTGAGCTGCCGCCCGGAGAGCTGGCCGCCGCCCGCGCCCGGCTGGCCGAGGAGCCCGACGGCCTGGCCCGGCTCGCCGCCCTGGAGGCCGATTCGCGCGCCACGCTGGAGACGCTGCCCCCGGCGCGGGTGGCCCGCGAGGTGGAGGCCCGCGCGGCCCGGCCGGACGCGGCCCGCCCTTTCTTCCGCCGGTCGCCCGCGTGGGGCCTGGTGCCGGCGCTGGCCGTGGCGGCCCTCTTCGTGGTGCTCCGTCCCTCCGGGCAGGTGGAGACCGGGGTCGCCCCGGGCAACGGCCCGGAGGTGACGCGCATCAAGGGGCTCGCCCCTCGGCTCGTCGTCCACCGGCAGGCCGCCGCCGCCCGGCCGGAGCGCCTGGCCGACGGCGCCGCCGCCGCCGCGGGTGACGTGGTGCAGGTGGGCTACGTCGCCGCGGGCCGGGAGTACGGCGTCATCGTCTCCCTGGATGGCAACGGCGCCGTCACGCTGCACGCCCCGGAAGAGGGGGCCCAGGCCATGCCCCTGGCGCCGTCGGGGACGCACGCGCTCCCCCGGGCCTATGAGCTGGATGACGCGCCCTACTTCGAGCGCTTCATCTTCGTCTCCGCTCACGCCCCCTTCGACGTGGCGGTGGTGCTGGCCGCCGCCCAGGCCCTGTCTGGAAAACCCGACGCTTCCTCGGCCCCTCTCGTCCTGCCCGGGAACTTGACGCAGGTGTCCCTCACGCTGGAAAAGCAGGAGTGATGAAATCCTTTGCGCTCCTCGCGTTCGGGCTGTGGGCGGGGGCGGCCTCCGCCGACTCCCGGTACGCGCCGCGTCTCTCGCTGATGGGCGGGCAGGGCGCCTTCGCCCAGCAGGCGGGGGACGACCTCCCCGAGCCGTCCTCGCGAGGGCTGCGCCGGGGGTCCACGCACATGGAGTTCTGGGTGAGCGACATCCAGGTCTCCAACATGGGCGTGAAGCTGGGCGGCGGGCCCGTCTACTTCACGCTGATGGCGGGCCTGGAGCCGGGGCGTGACGCGCGCTTCAGCTTCGCGGCGGGCGTGGGCGGACACCTGACGCTCGCTCGCCGGCTCTGGGTGGACCTGGACGTGACGGGCGGCGCCGTGCAGCCGGTGCGCAACCCGCTGGAGGGCGACGGCGGCAACGTGCTGGGGCAGGCCCGGCTGATGCTGGGCTTCCAGCTCATGTCGCGCCTGGCCGTGTTCGCCGGGCCCACCTACAACGCGTGGTTCGCCTGGGGGGAGTCGGACTTCGACGCCATCACCCGGCTGCCCTTCCGGGAGAGCAACCCGGAGCCGGATCAACGCCTCCAGCACTGGCCCGGCATCCAGGTGGGCCTCCACATCTAGCGAGACCCACCCGGGAGGGAGACGTCAGTTCTCCACCTTGCTGGCGCGCAGGACGGTGGCCGCGCCCGCGGGGCCCGCGTTGGGCCGCGTCTCCAGGGTGCCCTGCACCCGCAGGCCCTGGCCGTCCAGCGTCTTGCGGATCAACGCCTCTGTCTGCTCGTCCGAGCCCTTCGTCACCGCGGACAGCTCCAGCTCGTGCACCGGGATGGGCTCCGCGTCCGGCTTGTCCACGGGGAAGGCGTTGTAGGTGGGGCAGGGCGGGGCGAAGCAGCGCACGCCGCTGTCCTTGACGATGTAGACGGCGCTCTCACCCGGCTTGGACTCGGAATCGTTGGTGGGCGGTGGGGTCATGGTCGGCGTTCCGTTCTCACTGTCCTGGGGCGCGGCCTGGGGGGCCGGCGCCGTGGAGGGGGTTCCATTCTCGCTCGTCGGCGGCGAGGCCGTGGCGGCGGGCGGCTTGCTACACCCCGAGGCGAAGCCAAGGACCAGGGCGGCGACCACCAGCGAGCGGCTGTTCATGAGGGGCTCCAGGGGAGGAAAGAGGCGCCAGTGTGCTCCGGCTCGCCGCGCGGGGCCAGTCCGCTGGGGGAATTGGTGACTGGCGGTCATTTGCAGGGGCGCCAGGGCGCGGACATTGATGGCGCGGAGGTGCTCCGGGTTCGTTGACGGACTGGAGTGCAGGGGCTACATCCGGCCTGCATGATCGGCCTTCCGGGCCGAGACCTGTAAGGACGCCCTCCGATGGAATTCCGCATCGCCGCCGACGAGCTGAAGAAGGCCCTCTACCGCGCCCAGGGCATCGTGGAGCGCAAGACGACGATGCCCATCCTGGCGAACGTGCTCGTCAACGCGAACAAGGGCGGCATCACCGTCACCGCGTTCGACCTGGACATCGGCGTCGTGTCGGAGCACCCGGCGGAGGTCATCAAGACGGGCGCCGTCACGCTGAGCGCCAAGTACGTCTTCGACATCGTCCAGAACCTCCCGGACGCGCAGGTCACGCTGAAGAAGCTGGCCAACAACTACGTGGACATCTCCAGCGGCTCCGCCCACTTCAAGATCGTGGGCATGGCGGCCGAGGAGTACCCCAAGCTGCCCAAGGAGGAGAACGCGCCCCTGGTGCAGGTGGGGGGCAACACGCTGCTGGAGATGATCAAGAAGACGCAGTTCGCCATCTCCACGGATGAGACGCGCTACATCCTCAACGGCGTCTTCTTCGAGCCCCAGTCCACCGGCAAGGTCCGCATGGTGGCCACCGACGGTCACCGGCTGGCGCTGGTGGAGCGCGAGCTGCCGGGTGACTTCAAGCTCAAGAGCGGCGTCATCATCCCCCGCAAGGGCTTGATGGAGCTCAAGCGCCTGCTGGACGAGGCGCCGGACGCGGAGTGCCACCTGGGCTTCGCGGAGAACTCGGCGCTGTTCAAGAAGCCGGGCCTCACCATGGTGATGCGCCTCATCGACGGGCAGTTCCCGGAGTACCAGCGCGTCATCCCCAAGGAAGGGGAGAAGGTCGTCCTGGTGCCCAAGGTGCGCCTGCTGGAGGGCCTCAAGCGCATCGCCCTGCTGTCGGCGGACAAGAGCAACGCGGTCCGCATCGGCCTGGAGGAGAACCAGCTCGTCATCACCGCGAGCAACCCGGACCTGGGCGAGGCCAAGGACGTGCTGGAGCTGGCCTACCGGGGCAACGGCGTCGTCATCGGCTTCAACGCGCGCTACCTGATGGACGTGCTCGCCGTGACGGAGACGGACGAGGTCTCCTTCGAGCTGGGTGACGAGCACAGCCCGGGCGTGCTCCACGCCCCCGGCGACCGGAGCTTCACCGCCGTCGTGATGCCCATGCGCGTGTGAGGTGGCCGGGCCCGCTTCCGGGCCCGCACCGTTCACTCGTGACGCGACGGGCCCCCGGGGGGGCCTGACACCCGGCCGGTGCCTTCCTATGGTGAGGGCATGGCCACGCACCCGGACAACCTGCGCGCCCGGCTGGAGGACCGCGCGGACCTCCTGGAGGCCACGCGCCTGCGCTACCGCGCCCTGCGCGGCATGCTGGCGTCCTTCTTCTGGAAGGAGCGGGTGCGCGCGCAGTTCGAGCTGCTGCTGGAGGTGGCGCGCACGCAGCCGGAGGTGGACGCCACCCTGGCCTCGCTGAAGCGCCGCGCCGCCGCGGAGGGCTGGCCGGAGCGCGCCGCGCCCGTGAAGCTGATGCGCGAGGTGGAGCGCCTGCGGGACGCCGTGGCGCGCGCGGCCTTCAAGCGGCTGCCCGAGGAGGGCCGGCCCGCGACGCTGGGCGAGGCGCTGCTGAAGCTGGAAGAGACGGTGCTGGAGGCGGGCCCGCTGCTGGGGCGGCACATCTGGGCGCGGGCGGTGGAGCTGCTGCCGCGCAACCTGCCGGAGCTGCGCGCCGCGTGCGCCGCCGCGGAGGTGTTCGAACACGTCTTCAAGCGGCCGGCGCCGCAGGGCGTGCTGCCCTTCACGGTGGAGGAGGCCCAGGCGCTCCAGCGGGCCCTGCCGCTGGCGGAGACCGCGCTGGCGGCGCTGTGGCGGCGGCTGGAGCACTTCGACACGCGGGGGCAGGTGAAGGGCTTCCTGCAGGCCCGCGTCTCGCGCGC
Proteins encoded in this window:
- a CDS encoding ActD-like protein codes for the protein MTSPHRTPDWLLERIALGELPPGELAAARARLAEEPDGLARLAALEADSRATLETLPPARVAREVEARAARPDAARPFFRRSPAWGLVPALAVAALFVVLRPSGQVETGVAPGNGPEVTRIKGLAPRLVVHRQAAAARPERLADGAAAAAGDVVQVGYVAAGREYGVIVSLDGNGAVTLHAPEEGAQAMPLAPSGTHALPRAYELDDAPYFERFIFVSAHAPFDVAVVLAAAQALSGKPDASSAPLVLPGNLTQVSLTLEKQE
- a CDS encoding cobalamin B12-binding domain-containing protein; the protein is MLTSNDSALTGLLNAYLAAQLAGNRREALRLLVDEGVLRGVPLQTLHLEVIQPAQYEIGRLWQENIISVAQEHLATAVSQLALAHLYRHLPRDPFNGKVVLVSCVQGELHEVGARMASDFLEMAGFDVRFLGANVPPEHLARMTKEIRPDLVALSVTMTYHLPALREAVAHVRQACPDVPIAVGGLAFSWAPGLEDELGVNFFGKDAREFVASACRVLGV
- a CDS encoding peptidase, which gives rise to MKSFALLAFGLWAGAASADSRYAPRLSLMGGQGAFAQQAGDDLPEPSSRGLRRGSTHMEFWVSDIQVSNMGVKLGGGPVYFTLMAGLEPGRDARFSFAAGVGGHLTLARRLWVDLDVTGGAVQPVRNPLEGDGGNVLGQARLMLGFQLMSRLAVFAGPTYNAWFAWGESDFDAITRLPFRESNPEPDQRLQHWPGIQVGLHI
- the dnaN gene encoding DNA polymerase III subunit beta; translation: MEFRIAADELKKALYRAQGIVERKTTMPILANVLVNANKGGITVTAFDLDIGVVSEHPAEVIKTGAVTLSAKYVFDIVQNLPDAQVTLKKLANNYVDISSGSAHFKIVGMAAEEYPKLPKEENAPLVQVGGNTLLEMIKKTQFAISTDETRYILNGVFFEPQSTGKVRMVATDGHRLALVERELPGDFKLKSGVIIPRKGLMELKRLLDEAPDAECHLGFAENSALFKKPGLTMVMRLIDGQFPEYQRVIPKEGEKVVLVPKVRLLEGLKRIALLSADKSNAVRIGLEENQLVITASNPDLGEAKDVLELAYRGNGVVIGFNARYLMDVLAVTETDEVSFELGDEHSPGVLHAPGDRSFTAVVMPMRV
- a CDS encoding hybrid sensor histidine kinase/response regulator, producing the protein MRQPASAEPPFFDDLSREVALACDAGGTLTWVDARARNLLAAEPGQPLRGLAAQGTEEKVDRLLVQARDEKVEGWELILCRDHVPSTFAFRARPHDGGVLLVGSLVPEDYGTALERVSTTLSELSALHRETERQQRELKRRAEELARLNGELEESNRGVRSLHAALDEKAESLQLAAEIKSRVVANVSHEFRTPLHSILGLSKVLLNPINGPLSGEQEKQVQFIRNSAEALFELVNDLLDLSKMEAGKTTLRHSRFVVRDVLSALRGMMKPLLPPGSPVELRLVEPDAPLELETDESRLSQVLRNLVSNALKFTESGHVTVSAAPGPRDTVIFTVQDTGIGIAPEHHERIFEEFSQVESPLQRKAKGTGLGLPLARRLAEVLGGTLTVKSTLGQGAAFTVTIPRVHMEVAEMTGMTERSEHLDPSRAPVLVLEDDRQTLFLYEKYLARSGFQVLPVRSTDEARRVLERVRPAAMVLDVMLEGETSWGFLADMKNNEATRDIPILVVTVTDREQKARALGADEFWLKPVDEVRLQRKLQAMARTGPVERILIIDDDDVHRYLLKQLLKDMPYVLQEAAGGKDGVRLAREQSPHLIFLDFVLPDITAFDVLDELKADPRTRDVPVILHTSHELKEDERTRLAKETAAILAKHTLSREVAITRIRDALSKAGLGSQALTEGSRRG
- a CDS encoding RNA polymerase sigma factor, translating into MSIDVEAYYRRYGPQVLRRCRFLLRDEEKAVDAMHDVFVQLLRYQGALKDAAPSSLLHRIATTVCLNKLRGAKRRPEDREDELVLQIASAEDTESRAAARGLLDRLFGRVPASSQDIAVLHLVDGMTLEETAREVGLSVSGVRKRLRALSAVLQELELEAA
- a CDS encoding DUF6748 domain-containing protein; translated protein: MNSRSLVVAALVLGFASGCSKPPAATASPPTSENGTPSTAPAPQAAPQDSENGTPTMTPPPTNDSESKPGESAVYIVKDSGVRCFAPPCPTYNAFPVDKPDAEPIPVHELELSAVTKGSDEQTEALIRKTLDGQGLRVQGTLETRPNAGPAGAATVLRASKVEN